A section of the Terriglobia bacterium genome encodes:
- a CDS encoding GntR family transcriptional regulator produces the protein MDLEWNNSQPIYRQLRDRVVAMILDGVLKEGDPLPSVRIVAAEYRINPLTVLKGYQQLVDEQLVESKRGRGMFINAGARNLLLQGERQKFLAELWPRVYATIQRLGLTPEELLEAGASRNSNSKPKEGETKP, from the coding sequence ATGGATCTTGAGTGGAACAACAGTCAACCGATTTACCGTCAGCTTCGCGACCGGGTCGTCGCCATGATACTCGACGGGGTACTCAAAGAGGGCGATCCGCTGCCGTCGGTGCGCATTGTGGCGGCCGAATACCGGATCAATCCGCTCACGGTCTTGAAGGGCTATCAACAACTGGTCGACGAACAGCTGGTCGAGAGCAAACGAGGTCGCGGAATGTTCATTAATGCGGGCGCGCGCAATCTGCTGCTGCAGGGCGAACGCCAGAAGTTTCTTGCGGAACTATGGCCCAGGGTCTACGCCACCATTCAGCGGCTTGGCCTGACACCGGAGGAACTGCTCGAGGCTGGCGCCAGCCGCAATTCGAATTCGAAACCCAAAGAGGGGGAGACGAAGCCATGA
- a CDS encoding DUF4386 domain-containing protein — translation MEMNLSPLKKTARFAGLLYLIWIITGVYGMFYVPSKIMVRGDAVATANNILAHEFLFRTSIINDLISNIIWVFLVLVLYRLFKQVNERQVKLLVAFVIVQIPTVFIMEAFNITSLMILKGEILKTFELTQRQDLAMLFLKINDYGVLALEIFWGLWLFPLAILVYTSRFLPRFLGVWLIINGFACLAMGFTGLVLPQYHDVVYRIAFPALFGEMALMLWLLIMGAKPQPLAAAAS, via the coding sequence ATGGAAATGAACTTGAGTCCCCTCAAAAAGACTGCAAGATTTGCCGGCCTACTGTACCTCATTTGGATAATAACGGGCGTCTATGGCATGTTCTATGTACCATCAAAGATTATGGTCCGGGGAGATGCAGTTGCCACCGCTAATAACATCCTTGCTCATGAATTCTTATTTCGAACGTCCATCATTAATGATCTTATCAGCAACATCATTTGGGTGTTTTTGGTATTGGTTCTGTATCGATTGTTCAAACAGGTAAACGAGCGTCAGGTCAAACTTCTGGTTGCATTTGTGATTGTGCAAATTCCAACCGTTTTTATTATGGAGGCATTCAATATTACTTCACTTATGATTCTTAAAGGCGAAATATTGAAAACATTCGAACTTACTCAGAGACAAGATTTGGCTATGCTCTTTCTTAAAATTAACGATTACGGAGTCCTGGCATTAGAAATATTCTGGGGCCTTTGGCTTTTCCCCCTGGCGATCCTGGTTTACACGTCGCGCTTCCTACCCCGTTTCCTGGGTGTGTGGCTGATCATCAACGGCTTCGCCTGTCTGGCCATGGGCTTTACGGGCTTAGTGTTGCCGCAATACCATGATGTGGTCTATCGTATCGCCTTCCCCGCTCTCTTCGGAGAGATGGCGCTGATGCTGTGGCTCCTGATCATGGGCGCAAAGCCGCAGCCGTTGGCCGCCGCAGCCTCCTGA
- a CDS encoding ABC transporter permease: MNTQSSAVPESPLDPSKIPPAATRATRPLYWSVRRELWEYRSIYMAPLAVAGVALFGFLIATIGRAMASPSLAQRRQVLEEPYAFATGLIMVTAFIVSVFYSLDALHGERRDRSILFWKSLPVSDLTTVLAKASIPLVVLPLLSFVITVATQLIMLLLSSIVLLGSGLSVATLWTQASSFLMALLYHLVTVHMLWYAPIYGWLLLVSGWARRVAFLWAGLPLLAICAVERIAFNTTHFAALLKYRLMGPEVFQLPGPGRLAMGSMTHFSPEKFLSSPGLWIGLAVAAIFLAAAVRLRRYREPI; this comes from the coding sequence ATGAATACTCAATCGAGCGCCGTGCCGGAGTCGCCCCTGGATCCGTCGAAAATCCCGCCCGCGGCCACGCGGGCGACTCGCCCCTTGTACTGGTCGGTGCGGCGCGAACTGTGGGAGTATCGTTCGATCTACATGGCGCCGCTGGCCGTCGCCGGGGTCGCCCTGTTCGGCTTCCTGATCGCGACAATCGGTCGCGCCATGGCGTCGCCCAGCCTGGCCCAGCGGCGGCAAGTCCTCGAAGAGCCCTACGCCTTCGCGACCGGTCTGATCATGGTGACCGCTTTTATCGTCAGCGTGTTCTACTCCCTCGACGCGCTGCACGGCGAGCGCCGCGATCGCAGCATCCTGTTCTGGAAGTCACTGCCGGTTTCCGATCTCACCACCGTGCTCGCGAAGGCCAGTATTCCGCTCGTCGTTCTGCCCTTGCTCAGCTTCGTGATCACCGTGGCCACGCAGCTGATCATGCTGCTGTTGAGCAGCATCGTCCTGCTGGGGAGCGGCCTGAGCGTCGCGACGCTTTGGACACAGGCGTCGTCGTTCCTGATGGCGCTGCTCTACCACCTGGTGACCGTGCATATGCTCTGGTATGCGCCCATCTATGGCTGGCTGCTGCTGGTCTCCGGCTGGGCACGGCGCGTGGCATTTCTCTGGGCTGGCTTACCGCTGCTCGCCATCTGCGCGGTCGAAAGGATTGCTTTTAACACGACCCATTTCGCCGCCCTGCTGAAGTACCGTCTCATGGGTCCTGAAGTCTTCCAGTTGCCAGGTCCAGGTAGACTCGCGATGGGCTCGATGACGCACTTCAGCCCGGAGAAATTCCTGAGCAGCCCCGGTCTGTGGATCGGGCTGGCAGTCGCCGCGATATTTCTCGCTGCCGCGGTCCGGCTGCGCCGCTATCGGGAGCCGATCTGA
- a CDS encoding ABC transporter ATP-binding protein, which yields MTVVEARGLRKSFGLTIALDGIDLRVEEGRILGLIGPNGAGKTTALNAVLGLTPYQGELTVLGRDPWVERDQLMRDVSFIADVAVLPRWARVSQLPDYVDGVHPRFDRAKAEAFLAKTNIRRTSKVRELSKGMVTQLHLALVMAIDARLLVLDEPTLGLDILYRKSFYDSLLNDYYDRRRTIVVTTHQVEEVQHVLTDLMFINRGRIVLSCSMEEFEARYLEVMVHPEQAAAARALKPMHERQLFGRSILLFDRVDRQQLAGLGEVRTPSIADVFVAVMGNQAGESQGATT from the coding sequence ATGACAGTTGTAGAAGCACGCGGCCTCCGTAAAAGCTTTGGCCTAACCATCGCGCTGGACGGGATCGATTTGCGCGTCGAAGAGGGTCGCATCCTCGGACTCATCGGCCCCAACGGCGCGGGCAAGACCACCGCGCTCAACGCGGTTCTCGGCCTCACCCCCTATCAGGGAGAGCTGACGGTGCTGGGGCGCGATCCCTGGGTCGAGCGCGATCAGCTCATGCGCGACGTCTCGTTCATTGCCGATGTCGCCGTGCTGCCGCGCTGGGCGCGGGTTTCGCAGCTGCCCGACTACGTCGACGGCGTGCATCCGCGGTTCGATCGCGCCAAGGCGGAGGCCTTTCTGGCAAAGACCAACATCCGGCGCACCAGCAAGGTCCGGGAATTGTCGAAGGGCATGGTGACGCAGCTGCATCTCGCCCTGGTCATGGCCATTGACGCGAGACTGCTGGTGCTGGACGAACCGACGCTGGGGCTTGACATCCTGTACCGCAAGAGTTTCTACGACTCCCTGCTGAACGACTACTACGACCGCCGCCGCACCATCGTCGTGACGACGCATCAGGTGGAAGAGGTCCAGCACGTCCTCACCGATCTCATGTTCATCAACCGCGGCCGTATCGTACTCAGTTGCAGCATGGAGGAATTCGAGGCGCGCTATCTGGAAGTGATGGTCCATCCCGAGCAGGCTGCCGCGGCCCGGGCGCTCAAGCCGATGCACGAGCGCCAGTTGTTCGGCCGCAGCATCCTGCTGTTCGACCGTGTCGATCGTCAGCAACTCGCCGGCCTGGGCGAGGTGCGCACGCCCAGCATCGCGGACGTGTTTGTTGCCGTGATGGGCAATCAGGCCGGCGAGTCACAAGGAGCCACTACATGA
- a CDS encoding DUF4386 domain-containing protein: MFLRARSIPVPLAWLGVLASSLLVIVLPLQLAGFIGGPVTTYIGLPILVFELTLGLWLLIKGVAAQPIAT; the protein is encoded by the coding sequence CTGTTCCTGCGTGCCCGGAGCATCCCCGTCCCGCTGGCCTGGCTGGGGGTACTCGCATCGAGCCTGCTCGTCATCGTCCTTCCCCTGCAGCTTGCGGGATTCATCGGAGGCCCGGTGACGACTTACATTGGGTTACCCATACTTGTGTTCGAACTGACGCTCGGGCTTTGGCTGCTCATCAAGGGAGTCGCCGCGCAACCGATTGCAACTTAA
- a CDS encoding amidohydrolase family protein, with product MRKRFTLLAVFFFTLFSTGQAPAQSPSVVTLVKAGRLLDPRTGNVLSPAAVLIENGKIKEVGPPSRVQDHAPAGVKIIDLGSATLLPGLIDSHTHLLLNVVVPAEAEMTRYTFFQPGLLLAVAAKSPAERVLLGAQMAREDLESGFTTVRNVGHSGIDGDAALRDAINTGRVPGPRILAAGRKLTPMGGYFQALNPAVAESILRQEFLEVASPEEARRAVDEDLFYNVDLIKAVADDDGVGITVPVMTAIVEEAHRAHKRVAVHAQTQIAIQTAIDGGADSIEHGDAVTDEQLNMMRDKGIFFDITPTFWSAFLTNIFEANIAMSPELKSRMAASNDRRRPRVADLIQRILKSGVKFAAGSDMCWFYPGKTRGQATATMFSALHDAGMVPLDIIRAVTSNAAEMLGWQDRVGAVEPGRFADLIAVAGDPIADITELERVRFVMKDGQLIRNDLAPH from the coding sequence ATGCGCAAACGGTTCACGCTGTTGGCGGTATTCTTTTTCACGCTGTTTTCAACAGGGCAGGCCCCCGCCCAGTCGCCCTCCGTCGTGACTCTAGTAAAAGCTGGCCGGCTGCTCGATCCCCGGACCGGGAATGTGCTTTCACCCGCAGCCGTGCTGATTGAAAACGGCAAGATCAAGGAAGTCGGTCCGCCTTCACGAGTGCAAGATCATGCGCCGGCGGGCGTCAAGATCATTGACTTGGGCAGCGCGACCCTGCTGCCCGGGCTGATTGACAGTCATACCCACCTGCTTCTCAACGTAGTGGTGCCGGCGGAAGCTGAGATGACTCGCTACACCTTTTTTCAACCGGGGCTATTGCTCGCAGTCGCCGCAAAGTCGCCCGCTGAACGGGTGTTGTTGGGCGCACAAATGGCGCGAGAGGACCTGGAGAGTGGTTTCACGACTGTGCGCAACGTCGGGCATTCCGGCATTGATGGCGATGCTGCGCTACGCGACGCGATCAATACAGGCCGTGTTCCCGGCCCGAGAATTCTGGCCGCCGGTCGTAAACTCACGCCGATGGGTGGTTACTTCCAGGCTCTCAATCCCGCTGTCGCCGAGTCAATCCTGCGACAGGAATTTCTGGAGGTAGCAAGCCCCGAGGAGGCACGGCGGGCTGTCGATGAGGATCTCTTCTACAATGTCGATCTTATCAAGGCTGTGGCCGACGATGACGGCGTTGGCATCACCGTGCCGGTAATGACGGCCATCGTCGAGGAGGCTCATCGGGCGCACAAGAGGGTTGCCGTCCACGCTCAGACCCAAATTGCCATCCAAACGGCGATCGATGGAGGCGCAGACTCCATCGAGCATGGCGATGCTGTGACCGACGAGCAACTTAACATGATGCGCGACAAGGGAATCTTCTTCGACATAACGCCCACCTTTTGGAGCGCTTTTCTTACAAACATTTTTGAGGCGAACATAGCCATGTCCCCCGAGTTGAAATCGAGGATGGCCGCCAGTAATGACCGAAGGCGGCCAAGAGTGGCCGATCTCATTCAGCGAATATTGAAGTCGGGAGTGAAGTTTGCGGCCGGATCAGACATGTGCTGGTTCTATCCAGGGAAAACGCGCGGCCAAGCCACGGCAACGATGTTTTCGGCCTTGCATGACGCCGGAATGGTGCCGCTCGACATCATTCGTGCGGTCACATCAAACGCCGCAGAAATGTTGGGCTGGCAGGACCGGGTTGGCGCTGTTGAGCCCGGGCGATTTGCTGATCTCATTGCCGTGGCTGGAGATCCGATCGCCGACATTACCGAGCTCGAGCGCGTTCGCTTCGTGATGAAAGATGGCCAATTAATCAGGAATGATCTTGCGCCGCATTAG
- a CDS encoding DUF4386 domain-containing protein, with amino-acid sequence MGASGMMERFADESPRLKARITGAFYLLTILTGVFAQMFVSGRLVVDGDAAATAANLLAHERLFQLGFAVYLIEMACQIAITALFYDLLKPAGRSVSLLAAFLGLAGCIIKTFSRVFFIAPLFVLGGAHYLTVFSQEQLQALALLFLKVNDRGAAIALVFFGFYALLTGYLIVRSTFLPRILGVMGISGGLGWLTFLYLPLGYRLFPCVAVLGLIGAAALILWLLVAGVNVQRWKEQAGRRGDGDRSTPCTL; translated from the coding sequence ATGGGCGCATCCGGAATGATGGAACGGTTTGCAGACGAGTCGCCGCGTCTCAAGGCCAGGATTACCGGTGCCTTTTATCTCCTCACCATACTGACGGGGGTATTCGCCCAGATGTTCGTGAGCGGCCGGCTTGTTGTTGACGGCGATGCCGCGGCGACGGCGGCCAACCTACTGGCGCACGAGCGCTTGTTTCAGTTGGGTTTCGCCGTCTACCTCATCGAAATGGCGTGCCAAATTGCCATCACAGCACTCTTCTATGACTTGCTTAAGCCGGCGGGCAGGAGCGTCTCTTTGCTTGCCGCATTCTTGGGGCTCGCCGGTTGCATCATCAAGACTTTTAGCCGCGTCTTTTTTATCGCCCCCTTGTTCGTCTTGGGAGGCGCGCATTACTTGACTGTATTTAGCCAGGAACAACTGCAGGCGCTGGCGCTCCTCTTTCTCAAGGTGAATGACCGGGGCGCCGCGATCGCCTTGGTATTTTTCGGATTCTATGCACTCCTGACGGGCTACCTCATTGTCAGGTCCACCTTCCTGCCTCGAATCCTGGGAGTGATGGGAATATCGGGAGGTTTGGGTTGGCTGACCTTCCTGTATCTGCCACTCGGATACCGTCTATTCCCCTGCGTGGCCGTCCTCGGCCTCATCGGGGCAGCAGCGCTGATCCTGTGGCTCCTCGTGGCCGGCGTGAACGTTCAACGATGGAAGGAGCAGGCCGGTCGGCGGGGGGATGGCGATCGTAGCACCCCATGCACCCTTTGA
- a CDS encoding ABC transporter permease, with amino-acid sequence MRFLRRLLVRLANFATRRQNDQRLREEIEGHLALQTVENLRAGMLPAEARRQAVLKFGAVEAIREEYHAELGLPLIENLLQDLWYAMRVFAKSRGFAAVAILTIALGIGATTAIFSIVNAVLLRSLPYPEPDRLVKIFFNNPGTGLHGVRFSVPEMDDLRDRAGVFDYVSAACRGSIDLTGGAQPKRLEVLAVSSTYFSLLGATPQMGRLFSRQDFTAGYAPVVVISDSLWRRNFAADPNVLGHAIHLDNDPYTIVGVLPPGFRHPGLPRAQDVEVWQTSGFSAAPDPTPTRRTRLLPQAYGRLKQGVTLAQAQDRLTAMARELRHEYATDYPPEGKWTVEIQPLQEALVGNIRAVLLVLQGAVILIVLIVSLNIANLLLARASGRQQEMAMRSALGASRGRIVRQMLTESLLLSFVGGAAGIALAVAALKFMLRLIPPSIPRFSEVTVDWAVLAFALLISLLTGLLFGLAPAMHSTRTDLSMAIREGARGSGYSLKTGRLRDALIVSELAIAVVLMVGAGLLLRTLRDLLKEDPGFNPTQVVAASVNLPYPTDPKTDPYLTIAQQSTFYRELQCRMNAIPGVELAGFVSDLPAAGSPFNFALGIEDRPFKPGEILRAEPIIISPGYFEVMQAPLVRGRYFTEDDQDGKRPVAIVDESTARRYWPDRDPLGRRLRVGQDPTSSWRTIVGIVKDIKHDGLDVDGVPHIYVSIYQEFDAVQGVVFRDFSVVLRTSLPASVLDPQVRRQVQSIDPGLPVYNVTSMNELLDRSLASRRFSARLVGGFAVLALLLASIGIYGLLAYMVGQRSREIGLRMALGAGRADILKLILKKGIVLAGVGVIAGVILSASTASMMASLLYGVRPHDPAVFLIVPLLFLGVAALASYLPARRATKVDPMLALREG; translated from the coding sequence GTGAGATTCCTGAGGCGGCTTCTGGTGCGTCTCGCAAACTTCGCGACGAGACGGCAAAATGATCAACGGTTACGGGAAGAGATAGAGGGGCATCTTGCCCTGCAAACCGTGGAGAATCTTCGCGCCGGCATGCTCCCGGCGGAGGCGCGCCGCCAGGCCGTGCTGAAGTTTGGCGCGGTGGAGGCGATTCGGGAAGAATATCACGCTGAGCTAGGGCTGCCGTTGATTGAAAATTTGCTGCAGGATTTGTGGTACGCGATGCGGGTATTTGCAAAGTCGCGGGGTTTCGCTGCCGTCGCGATTTTGACGATCGCCCTGGGCATCGGAGCGACGACGGCGATCTTCAGCATCGTGAATGCGGTGCTGCTGCGCTCTCTGCCTTACCCCGAGCCGGACCGTTTGGTAAAGATCTTCTTTAACAATCCAGGGACGGGGTTGCACGGGGTACGGTTCTCCGTCCCCGAAATGGACGATCTCAGAGATCGGGCGGGTGTATTCGATTACGTGAGTGCCGCGTGCCGCGGCAGCATCGATTTGACCGGCGGCGCGCAGCCAAAGCGTCTCGAGGTGCTCGCCGTCAGTTCCACCTACTTTTCACTGCTTGGCGCAACCCCCCAAATGGGAAGGTTGTTTAGTCGTCAGGACTTCACGGCCGGTTACGCGCCGGTCGTGGTCATCAGCGATAGCCTTTGGCGCCGCAACTTTGCCGCCGATCCCAATGTTCTCGGCCATGCCATCCACCTGGACAACGATCCGTACACCATTGTCGGCGTTCTTCCGCCGGGATTTCGGCATCCCGGGTTACCGCGCGCCCAGGACGTGGAGGTTTGGCAAACCTCAGGATTCAGCGCTGCTCCCGATCCCACGCCAACACGCAGGACCCGGCTTTTACCTCAGGCATACGGAAGGCTGAAACAGGGCGTGACGCTGGCGCAAGCTCAGGACCGGCTCACTGCCATGGCCCGCGAGTTGCGCCACGAATATGCGACGGACTATCCGCCCGAGGGCAAATGGACGGTCGAGATTCAGCCCCTGCAGGAAGCATTGGTGGGGAATATTCGGGCCGTGCTGCTGGTATTGCAGGGGGCGGTCATTCTGATCGTTCTCATTGTCTCGCTGAACATTGCCAATCTCCTTTTGGCGCGCGCGTCGGGCCGGCAACAGGAGATGGCGATGCGGTCTGCGCTGGGGGCGAGCCGAGGCCGCATCGTGCGTCAGATGCTGACTGAATCCCTTCTTCTGTCTTTTGTCGGCGGAGCCGCCGGCATCGCCTTGGCAGTTGCCGCCTTGAAATTCATGCTGCGCCTTATTCCGCCGAGTATTCCCCGGTTCAGTGAAGTAACAGTCGACTGGGCAGTGCTGGCGTTTGCTCTGCTGATCTCGCTTCTTACCGGCCTGTTGTTCGGACTTGCTCCCGCCATGCACTCCACGAGAACGGATCTCTCCATGGCAATTCGAGAGGGGGCTCGGGGCTCCGGCTACAGCCTCAAAACCGGTCGCTTGCGGGATGCTTTGATCGTGTCGGAACTGGCCATTGCGGTTGTTCTGATGGTCGGAGCCGGCCTGTTGCTGAGAACGCTTCGGGACTTGCTCAAAGAAGATCCAGGCTTTAATCCCACCCAAGTTGTCGCCGCCAGCGTCAATCTGCCGTATCCCACCGATCCGAAGACGGACCCGTATCTCACGATCGCCCAGCAAAGTACTTTCTACCGGGAGCTGCAGTGCCGCATGAATGCAATCCCGGGTGTGGAGCTGGCCGGATTCGTCTCGGATCTGCCTGCCGCCGGGAGTCCGTTCAACTTCGCGCTGGGTATCGAAGATCGTCCATTCAAACCCGGAGAGATATTGCGTGCCGAGCCCATCATCATCAGCCCCGGTTACTTTGAGGTGATGCAGGCCCCGCTCGTGCGGGGGCGGTATTTTACCGAAGACGATCAAGACGGCAAACGGCCGGTCGCGATCGTTGATGAATCCACCGCGCGCCGCTACTGGCCGGATCGCGATCCGCTGGGCCGCCGGCTGCGCGTCGGCCAGGATCCCACTTCGTCATGGCGGACGATAGTGGGGATTGTGAAGGACATCAAGCATGACGGGCTCGACGTCGATGGTGTCCCTCACATCTATGTCTCCATCTATCAGGAATTCGATGCGGTGCAGGGCGTCGTCTTCCGGGATTTCAGCGTCGTGTTGCGGACCTCTCTGCCGGCAAGCGTTCTCGATCCGCAGGTTCGCCGCCAGGTCCAGAGTATTGATCCGGGCTTACCTGTATACAACGTCACTTCCATGAACGAACTGCTCGACAGGTCGCTGGCTTCGCGCCGTTTCTCTGCCCGGCTTGTGGGCGGATTTGCCGTTCTGGCGCTTCTTCTGGCTTCCATTGGAATCTACGGCTTGCTGGCTTATATGGTTGGCCAACGGTCTCGCGAGATCGGTCTGCGAATGGCTTTGGGAGCCGGGCGAGCCGACATTCTCAAACTGATTCTCAAAAAGGGGATTGTCCTCGCCGGCGTCGGAGTCATTGCCGGCGTGATCCTTTCCGCATCGACTGCCTCGATGATGGCGAGTTTGCTCTATGGGGTTCGTCCCCACGATCCGGCCGTCTTTCTGATCGTGCCTCTGCTTTTCCTTGGCGTCGCCGCGCTGGCCAGCTACCTTCCAGCCCGGCGAGCAACGAAAGTAGACCCGATGCTTGCCCTTCGCGAGGGATGA
- a CDS encoding PadR family transcriptional regulator, whose product MSEKPDVPQGTLALMVLKTLDVLGPLHGYGIARRIEQISGDLLAVNQGTLYPVLLKLEHEGSITSEWGVSENNRRARFYRLTRAGLKQLRAETRDWEQTAAIIARFFEVKAEDLS is encoded by the coding sequence ATGAGTGAAAAACCGGATGTTCCGCAGGGAACTCTGGCGCTGATGGTCCTCAAGACCCTCGATGTGCTCGGTCCGCTGCACGGCTATGGGATCGCCCGGCGCATCGAACAGATCAGCGGAGATCTGCTGGCCGTGAACCAGGGTACCCTCTATCCCGTGCTGCTGAAGCTGGAGCATGAAGGCTCAATTACCTCCGAATGGGGCGTCTCGGAGAATAACCGCCGGGCGCGTTTTTACCGGCTGACGCGGGCAGGACTGAAGCAGTTGCGGGCTGAAACCCGCGACTGGGAGCAAACGGCAGCCATCATCGCGCGGTTCTTCGAGGTGAAGGCGGAGGATTTGTCGTGA
- a CDS encoding amidohydrolase family protein yields MKQIRIFLLLAVLIFTLAASWYSGLAYAQRVDALGPQVRKYLSVSTPKVILEHVQIIDGTGAAPSPDQNIYIAGGKITAISAGADQAPSDGTTILNLRGYSVMPGIVGMHDHLFYLARPNLGADGSFDSPALFVQMSFSAPRLYLANGVTTARTVGSVDPYTDLRLKQAIETGSLPGPHLDVTGPYLEGSSNNPNLQMHQLSGPEDARQTVAYWADRGVTSFKAYAHITREELSAAVKEAHQRGLKVTGHLCSVTYAEAAEIGIDNLEHGFFANTDLDPDKKPDACSASGGDYTLEHMTPGSPEADRLIATLIRHQVAITSTLPGTASSVPINASMDGRSPVRAAVLEAMAPSMREAYLYSRNRPRSPQSNAADLLRRDTDLERAFVAAGGLLLAGPDPVGIGGNLPGFGDQREIELLVDAGFQPVQAIRIATLNGAIFLGRQDQIGSIAAGKNADLVVMKGDPASRITDIENVEIVFKDGVGYDTQKLLDSVKGRYGEY; encoded by the coding sequence ATGAAACAGATAAGAATCTTCTTGCTGTTGGCAGTGCTCATCTTTACCCTGGCGGCCTCGTGGTACTCCGGGCTTGCCTATGCCCAGCGCGTCGATGCTCTCGGGCCGCAGGTGCGCAAGTACCTGAGTGTCAGCACCCCCAAAGTAATCCTTGAACACGTCCAAATCATCGATGGCACGGGGGCCGCGCCGAGCCCGGATCAGAACATCTACATCGCGGGCGGAAAGATAACCGCCATATCCGCGGGCGCGGACCAGGCCCCGAGCGACGGCACCACGATACTCAACCTGCGAGGTTACTCGGTCATGCCGGGCATCGTCGGCATGCACGATCATCTGTTCTATCTGGCGCGGCCAAATCTCGGAGCCGACGGGAGCTTCGACAGCCCGGCCCTTTTTGTACAGATGAGCTTCTCGGCGCCTCGGCTGTATCTGGCGAACGGCGTGACGACCGCGCGCACTGTAGGCAGTGTCGATCCTTATACGGATTTAAGACTCAAGCAGGCCATTGAAACGGGCAGCCTCCCTGGCCCGCATCTGGACGTCACCGGTCCCTATCTGGAAGGATCCAGCAACAATCCAAATCTCCAAATGCACCAGCTCAGCGGGCCAGAGGATGCACGTCAGACAGTGGCCTACTGGGCGGATCGTGGCGTGACCTCGTTCAAGGCCTACGCGCATATCACCCGGGAGGAATTGAGCGCCGCGGTCAAAGAGGCACACCAGCGCGGCCTGAAGGTTACGGGCCATTTGTGCTCGGTCACCTATGCGGAAGCAGCGGAGATCGGCATAGACAATCTCGAGCACGGATTCTTCGCGAATACCGACCTGGATCCCGACAAGAAACCCGACGCGTGCAGTGCGAGCGGGGGTGACTACACGCTCGAGCACATGACCCCCGGCAGCCCCGAGGCGGATCGGCTGATCGCAACGCTCATCCGTCATCAGGTCGCGATCACGTCAACACTGCCGGGTACCGCGTCATCCGTGCCGATCAATGCGTCGATGGACGGTCGTTCGCCCGTGCGGGCGGCGGTGTTGGAGGCCATGGCGCCCTCGATGCGCGAAGCGTATCTCTACAGTCGTAATCGTCCCAGATCGCCTCAGAGTAACGCAGCCGACCTGCTCCGCAGAGACACGGATCTGGAGCGCGCCTTCGTCGCCGCGGGCGGGCTACTGCTGGCGGGACCGGATCCGGTTGGCATCGGCGGTAACCTCCCAGGCTTTGGCGATCAGCGTGAGATCGAGTTGCTGGTAGACGCCGGGTTTCAACCGGTCCAAGCGATTCGAATCGCGACTTTGAACGGTGCGATCTTTCTCGGTCGCCAGGATCAGATCGGCTCGATTGCGGCTGGGAAAAACGCGGACCTCGTGGTGATGAAAGGTGATCCAGCCTCTCGTATCACGGATATCGAAAACGTCGAAATCGTCTTCAAGGACGGCGTCGGATACGACACCCAGAAGCTGCTCGATTCGGTGAAGGGCCGTTATGGGGAATATTAA
- a CDS encoding long-chain fatty aldehyde decarbonylase translates to MEPVVGLDPSPMECASSSLTIPIWQDILAQAMTGELLAAMNYTSLSEIGDDFTEAADALEHAEGERGHAAAFAAEGRKIGINVANNVDAKHWKRLRDAFLRCIAERDFIGCLIVQEIMLESFAAASYARVGKVAPGSLGKTFARIAAEEHEHIDHALAILRTERARDAQRFDEKVYRLHLEVMTTLAQMLAKECKDGHCEVCHANCVKPSLFEVSLSAAELRGASLEQYLKTLDRLGIPGEVTLAWVTQLPV, encoded by the coding sequence ATGGAACCCGTTGTTGGTCTTGACCCTTCACCCATGGAATGTGCTTCTTCCTCACTTACCATTCCGATTTGGCAGGACATCCTGGCCCAGGCAATGACCGGCGAATTACTCGCCGCGATGAACTACACCTCCTTATCGGAGATAGGTGACGATTTCACAGAAGCAGCCGATGCATTGGAGCATGCGGAGGGTGAACGGGGGCATGCTGCTGCGTTTGCTGCCGAGGGCCGCAAGATTGGAATAAACGTCGCCAACAACGTCGACGCCAAGCATTGGAAGCGGCTCCGCGACGCATTCCTGCGCTGCATCGCAGAGCGTGACTTTATAGGCTGCCTGATCGTCCAGGAGATCATGCTGGAATCATTCGCCGCCGCCAGCTATGCACGCGTCGGGAAGGTGGCGCCGGGAAGTCTTGGCAAAACCTTTGCCCGCATCGCCGCCGAGGAACATGAGCACATCGATCACGCTCTTGCGATTCTCAGAACGGAGCGCGCCCGCGACGCGCAGCGCTTCGACGAGAAGGTGTACCGGCTGCACCTTGAGGTGATGACCACCCTCGCGCAGATGCTGGCGAAGGAATGTAAGGATGGACATTGCGAAGTGTGCCATGCCAACTGTGTGAAGCCATCCCTGTTCGAAGTCAGTTTGTCTGCAGCCGAGCTTCGCGGAGCATCGCTCGAACAGTATCTAAAGACGCTGGACCGGCTGGGGATACCCGGGGAGGTAACCCTTGCATGGGTGACTCAGTTGCCGGTGTAG